From Desulfosoma caldarium, the proteins below share one genomic window:
- a CDS encoding DUF72 domain-containing protein → MQEARVRIGTSGWNYPHWKGRFYPEDWPKARWLDFYAMQFDTVEVNATFYRLPKPETFDGWKQRTPEDFCWAVKANRFITHIKRLRDVEEPLVRFYRCVSKLGDKLGPILLQLPPSLAYDDGLVRDFLDRLDPSSRHVMEVRHPSWLQDSFFSLLEARNIALCLSDTAGRYPFHEAVTASFVYVRLHGSQKLYRSRYSRQELEAWADRIRSWNRDAYIYFDNDDQAHAPHNALELKALLQLG, encoded by the coding sequence ATGCAGGAAGCGCGTGTTCGCATCGGCACCTCGGGATGGAATTACCCTCACTGGAAAGGGCGGTTCTACCCGGAAGATTGGCCCAAGGCCCGGTGGCTGGATTTTTACGCCATGCAATTTGACACCGTCGAAGTGAACGCCACCTTTTATCGGCTGCCCAAACCCGAGACCTTTGACGGCTGGAAGCAAAGGACGCCAGAGGATTTTTGCTGGGCCGTGAAGGCCAATCGTTTCATCACCCACATCAAACGCCTGAGGGATGTGGAGGAACCCTTGGTTCGATTCTATCGGTGCGTTTCGAAACTGGGCGACAAGCTAGGTCCGATCCTGCTCCAATTGCCCCCTAGCCTTGCCTATGATGATGGACTGGTTCGGGATTTTCTGGACCGGCTCGATCCCTCCTCCCGGCATGTCATGGAAGTGCGTCACCCGTCATGGTTACAGGATTCGTTTTTCAGCCTCCTTGAAGCGCGGAACATCGCCCTGTGCCTTTCCGACACGGCGGGCCGCTACCCTTTTCATGAAGCCGTGACCGCCTCCTTTGTTTATGTTCGACTCCATGGAAGCCAAAAACTCTACCGGTCTCGGTATAGCCGCCAAGAACTGGAGGCCTGGGCGGACCGCATCCGGTCATGGAATCGGGATGCCTACATTTATTTCGATAACGACGACCAAGCTCACGCACCGCACAACGCCTTGGAACTCAAAGCTCTTCTGCAACTCGGCTAA
- a CDS encoding RidA family protein has product MPLRFVETKKAPAAIGPYSQAVQAGPWLFVSGQIPLVPETGQMVEGTFDAQARQVLHNVARILEAAGYAMNEVVAVDVFLTDLGHFQTFNALYEEVFQDHKPARAVVQVSALPRGAQIEMKCVAVKA; this is encoded by the coding sequence ATGCCTTTGCGTTTCGTGGAAACAAAGAAAGCGCCGGCGGCCATCGGCCCTTATAGTCAAGCTGTTCAGGCCGGTCCGTGGCTCTTCGTGAGTGGCCAGATTCCCTTGGTCCCCGAAACCGGTCAAATGGTGGAAGGAACTTTCGATGCACAGGCGCGCCAGGTGCTGCACAATGTGGCGCGGATTCTTGAGGCGGCAGGGTACGCCATGAACGAGGTGGTGGCCGTGGATGTTTTTTTGACGGACCTTGGCCATTTTCAGACCTTCAACGCCCTGTATGAAGAGGTCTTTCAAGACCACAAGCCAGCTCGAGCCGTGGTGCAGGTGAGCGCCCTGCCCCGAGGGGCCCAGATCGAAATGAAGTGCGTGGCCGTCAAAGCGTGA
- a CDS encoding glycosyltransferase family protein, translating into MASIPVTKILMYSHDTFGLGHIRRTLAIARSLRKLPATVLILTGSPLVGRFKIPRRVDFVRIPGMIKMTNEEYLPLSMKLEATEVLEIRKSIILSAAQAFSPDFFIVDKAPLGLKREVVDTLHWMREDLPSCTTILGLRDIMDEAQATIEDWESKGIYGAMEALYDEIWVYGHRSFYDPVQEYRIPDSVARKITFTGYIPRQVPSAAEVKQVRRELGLTDDQKMVLMTTGGGGDGYPVVNTFLKAFEQNVAPAGMKAVIVTGPFLSPMHYKEVAGRCETLGFQILRFHRFMEGLIGAADVIVSMGGYNTVCEIISQRKPFLIIPRTVPRQEQLIRAEVLYRRGFCEYLHPERLSPLAVYQKVEHLLANGTGMAAKAQEFPFTALEVIRARVAECHKGARVQWA; encoded by the coding sequence GTGGCTTCCATACCCGTAACAAAGATTCTCATGTACAGCCATGACACCTTTGGCTTGGGCCATATTCGCCGCACTTTGGCCATCGCTCGAAGCCTGCGCAAGCTTCCTGCCACCGTCCTCATCCTCACGGGCTCCCCACTTGTGGGCCGCTTCAAGATTCCTCGCCGCGTCGATTTCGTTCGCATTCCGGGCATGATCAAGATGACCAACGAGGAATATCTGCCTCTTTCCATGAAGCTGGAGGCCACCGAGGTTTTGGAGATTCGTAAGAGCATCATTCTGAGCGCGGCCCAGGCTTTTAGCCCGGATTTTTTTATTGTGGACAAGGCCCCTTTGGGCCTGAAGCGTGAAGTGGTGGACACGCTGCACTGGATGCGGGAGGACCTTCCGTCCTGCACGACCATTTTAGGGCTTCGCGACATCATGGACGAGGCCCAGGCGACCATCGAAGATTGGGAAAGCAAGGGCATTTATGGGGCCATGGAAGCCCTTTATGATGAAATCTGGGTTTACGGCCATCGATCCTTTTATGACCCGGTGCAGGAATACCGCATTCCGGATTCCGTAGCCCGCAAGATCACCTTTACCGGCTATATTCCGCGTCAGGTGCCATCTGCGGCGGAGGTGAAGCAGGTGCGGCGGGAATTGGGCTTGACAGACGACCAGAAGATGGTGCTCATGACCACCGGCGGCGGCGGAGACGGCTATCCCGTGGTCAACACCTTTCTCAAAGCCTTTGAACAGAACGTGGCCCCTGCGGGCATGAAGGCCGTGATCGTCACCGGGCCATTCCTTTCGCCCATGCATTATAAGGAAGTGGCCGGGCGATGCGAGACCCTGGGGTTTCAAATTCTTCGGTTTCACCGCTTCATGGAAGGGCTCATCGGAGCCGCCGACGTCATCGTCAGCATGGGCGGCTACAACACGGTGTGCGAAATCATCAGCCAAAGAAAACCTTTTTTGATCATTCCTCGAACTGTGCCGCGACAAGAGCAGCTCATTCGAGCGGAAGTTTTATACCGGCGTGGCTTTTGTGAATACCTGCATCCGGAGCGGCTGAGTCCTTTGGCCGTCTACCAAAAGGTTGAGCACCTTTTGGCCAACGGCACCGGCATGGCCGCCAAAGCGCAGGAATTTCCCTTTACGGCTCTGGAAGTCATTCGAGCGCGGGTTGCTGAATGCCACAAGGGAGCGCGAGTTCAATGGGCGTGA
- a CDS encoding glycosyltransferase: MGVKAARGHGAPRLGMVLKGYPRISESFISQEIALLESMGMPIEIYSLRRPRESFTHESVRRIRASVTYLPEYVLPHPRAMIAPNLRLWVRLGPRYVRGFRDALRRAVDRRTSATLRHFLQGGYLAYNRLMGRPVRHLHAHFCHTPTSVAFFASQLSGVPYSFTAHAKDIYTSDPNQLRRKIQRARFVVTCTAYNARYLQSLLNTGAGDGSKNRSLVPIHTIYHGIDLRFFAYGTDPWPAPPFRVLSVGRLVPKKGYDDLLRALKILETLGVDFHFDHIGSGEDKEKIHDLARRLGLWPRVTFHGTLPHEKVIGFYRRSHVFVLACKTAPNGDRDGIPNVLVEAMAVGLPVVSTRHAAIAELVEDQVTGTLVPPASPDTLAWAIKAVLEAGTSLEAQKRAARRTVETHFDSRRCIQPLEALLRKAVGNP, encoded by the coding sequence ATGGGCGTGAAAGCGGCGCGCGGCCATGGGGCTCCTCGGCTGGGCATGGTTCTCAAAGGCTACCCGCGCATTTCCGAATCGTTTATCAGTCAGGAAATTGCCCTTTTGGAATCCATGGGCATGCCCATTGAAATCTATTCCCTGCGGCGGCCTCGAGAGTCTTTTACCCACGAGAGTGTGCGCCGGATTCGCGCTTCGGTGACCTACCTTCCCGAATATGTGCTGCCGCACCCTCGAGCCATGATCGCCCCCAACCTGCGCCTGTGGGTTCGACTGGGCCCTCGGTACGTGCGAGGCTTTCGCGACGCTTTGCGCCGTGCTGTGGATCGGCGCACCTCGGCCACTCTGCGCCATTTTCTGCAAGGGGGGTATCTGGCCTACAATCGCTTGATGGGGCGCCCTGTGCGGCATCTGCACGCGCATTTTTGCCACACACCCACGTCGGTGGCTTTTTTTGCTTCCCAATTGAGCGGAGTGCCTTACAGTTTCACGGCGCACGCCAAGGACATTTACACCTCAGACCCCAATCAGCTGCGCCGCAAGATACAGCGGGCTCGCTTTGTGGTCACCTGCACGGCCTACAATGCGCGTTACCTACAATCCCTGCTGAACACGGGTGCTGGAGATGGCTCAAAGAACCGCTCCCTTGTTCCCATCCACACCATCTATCACGGCATCGACCTGCGTTTCTTCGCCTACGGCACGGACCCTTGGCCTGCGCCTCCCTTTCGCGTGCTCTCGGTGGGCCGACTGGTGCCCAAAAAAGGCTATGATGACCTTTTGAGAGCTTTGAAAATCCTGGAAACCTTGGGTGTCGATTTTCACTTCGACCACATCGGTTCCGGAGAGGACAAAGAGAAGATTCACGACCTGGCGCGACGCCTGGGACTGTGGCCTCGCGTCACCTTTCATGGAACGTTGCCTCACGAAAAGGTCATCGGCTTTTACCGCCGTTCCCATGTCTTTGTTCTGGCGTGCAAGACGGCGCCCAATGGCGATCGGGACGGCATTCCCAACGTGTTGGTGGAAGCCATGGCGGTGGGGCTTCCGGTGGTGAGTACGCGCCATGCGGCCATTGCGGAACTGGTAGAAGACCAGGTGACGGGAACTCTGGTGCCTCCCGCATCCCCTGACACTTTGGCCTGGGCCATCAAGGCCGTGCTGGAAGCCGGAACATCCCTGGAGGCTCAAAAGCGGGCCGCGCGCCGCACAGTGGAAACGCACTTTGACAGTCGGCGCTGTATTCAACCCCTGGAGGCACTCTTGCGAAAGGCTGTCGGTAATCCTTGA
- a CDS encoding glycosyltransferase family 4 protein gives MRIAFYSPNKPLGHPDPSGDQTIAQGLVEALHGAGYACREMSRFRARWFWREKGGWSRAVQGVVEALRQSRIWRPHLWLTYHTYYKAPDVIGPWLSRLLGIPYVLVQPMYGTKRRRRAETRPGFYLNRWALLGAHLAVINNRNDLAALERVVPLNRLAYVAPGIFPEMFVRCEAARRTVRAHWGFAAHDPVLLAVARFRPGVKRKSLHFLFHALARIGDNPKPWRLVVVGDGPLEAEMHRTAARRLGRRVVFVGRVARRELHAYYSAGDLFVFPGIRESLGMVYLEAQACGLPVVALREGGVDQVVWDGLTGILIPRRDPGAYAEAVRNLLQDEARRRFLGLKGVRYVEWYRNLHRQVRYLAGLLESLV, from the coding sequence TTGAGAATCGCGTTCTATAGCCCCAACAAGCCCCTGGGGCATCCAGACCCTTCGGGCGATCAGACCATCGCCCAGGGGCTTGTGGAAGCGTTACATGGCGCTGGATATGCCTGCCGGGAGATGAGCCGCTTTCGTGCCCGATGGTTCTGGAGGGAAAAGGGCGGCTGGTCTCGAGCGGTGCAAGGGGTCGTAGAGGCCCTGCGCCAATCCAGAATCTGGCGGCCGCACTTGTGGCTGACGTACCATACCTACTACAAGGCTCCCGATGTGATCGGCCCGTGGCTTTCCCGGCTTTTGGGGATTCCCTATGTTCTCGTGCAGCCCATGTACGGCACAAAGCGCCGAAGGCGTGCTGAGACGCGGCCGGGTTTTTATCTGAACCGATGGGCTTTGCTGGGTGCTCATCTGGCCGTCATCAACAACCGAAACGATCTGGCGGCCCTGGAGCGCGTGGTGCCCTTGAATCGGTTAGCCTATGTGGCGCCTGGTATCTTTCCGGAAATGTTCGTGCGCTGTGAAGCGGCCCGCCGGACGGTGCGGGCGCACTGGGGCTTTGCCGCCCATGACCCGGTGCTGCTTGCCGTGGCGCGGTTTCGGCCGGGGGTGAAAAGAAAGAGCCTACACTTTCTTTTTCATGCCCTGGCCCGAATCGGGGACAATCCGAAACCCTGGCGCCTTGTGGTGGTGGGCGATGGACCCCTGGAAGCCGAAATGCATCGAACGGCCGCGCGGCGTCTGGGCCGGCGTGTGGTTTTTGTGGGGCGCGTGGCGCGCCGGGAGCTGCATGCCTATTACAGTGCCGGTGACCTTTTCGTTTTTCCGGGAATTAGAGAATCCCTAGGCATGGTGTACTTGGAAGCGCAGGCATGTGGTCTTCCGGTGGTGGCGTTGCGGGAAGGCGGCGTGGACCAGGTGGTGTGGGACGGCCTTACGGGTATTCTGATTCCCCGCCGGGATCCGGGGGCGTACGCCGAGGCGGTCAGAAATCTTTTGCAGGATGAGGCGCGGCGGCGCTTTTTGGGGTTGAAAGGGGTTCGGTACGTGGAGTGGTACCGGAACCTGCATCGACAGGTGCGCTATCTTGCGGGGTTACTGGAATCGCTGGTTTAG
- a CDS encoding metallophosphoesterase family protein, which yields MNIAVLSDIHGNLEAFEAVLRDLEDTRPDRVVCLGDAVGYGPDPEAVVRRLQSLRIPCVMGNHEWALMNPDYLEWFNPSARQSLELTRELLSPQGFRTVTAWPTTLHVEGALCVHGCPPQSVTRYLFEVVVEELPHLFSLYENPLCFVGHTHQLLWVRWDGNQGRIHRFRSDALHLQPSARYIVNVGSVGQPRDGDNRAKYVIWNTESSTIVVRRVAYDIAKTVQKILALGFPRINADRLW from the coding sequence ATGAACATCGCCGTTCTTTCCGACATACACGGGAACCTGGAAGCCTTTGAAGCGGTGCTGCGCGACCTGGAGGACACGCGGCCCGATCGCGTGGTGTGCCTCGGCGATGCCGTGGGCTACGGTCCCGATCCTGAAGCCGTGGTGCGGCGCCTTCAATCCCTTCGCATTCCCTGCGTCATGGGAAACCACGAATGGGCCCTCATGAACCCGGATTACCTGGAGTGGTTCAATCCTTCGGCGCGACAATCCCTGGAACTGACCCGGGAACTGCTCAGCCCCCAAGGGTTTCGCACCGTGACAGCATGGCCGACGACGCTTCACGTGGAAGGGGCCCTGTGCGTTCACGGGTGTCCGCCCCAGTCGGTCACCCGGTATCTGTTTGAGGTGGTCGTGGAAGAGCTTCCTCACCTCTTTTCCCTTTACGAAAATCCCCTGTGTTTTGTCGGGCACACGCACCAGTTGCTGTGGGTGCGATGGGACGGAAACCAAGGACGCATCCATCGGTTTCGATCCGATGCGCTGCACTTGCAGCCATCCGCCCGGTACATCGTCAACGTGGGCAGCGTGGGGCAACCTCGGGACGGAGACAATCGTGCCAAATACGTGATCTGGAACACAGAGTCTTCGACGATCGTCGTGCGGCGCGTGGCTTACGACATAGCCAAGACGGTGCAAAAGATTCTCGCTTTGGGTTTTCCACGCATTAACGCCGACCGGCTCTGGTGA
- a CDS encoding protein kinase domain-containing protein — translation MRWIGRYQILGLLGRGGMGRVYRVWDPDASSLLALKILDPHPHLVTLLGEDQARRLFLMETSVMERLRHPHLACVLDRGVHDGRPYFVMEYHCHSLADHIGEEAVLERPTRPLPPREAFRLVEEMLSGLGAMHRSGLVHRDLKPANVLLADEGTVKLIDFGLSKIPGVVFPKPRQLIVGTPYYAAPEQERDPDDATPASDLYSAAAVFFRLLTGLLPSKTSVAALPHPFDGAPWKAFFGKACAADPARRYRTTRGMMQALRSLRRTFDAALDQACRLWHDEPPQVADRLRCRREPVKVRRRDAQEFFELDALWRPRRETINSWVVYPECLYDGTTGLWWQRDGSKDRLSWPEARRYVEDLCRESFGGRRDWRLPTVSELTTILKRPRYPDTFCLEPVFSRRVQRFWSTDRCSYRSAWYASSELGYVGVKDFSCRMYGRAVAGPQERPI, via the coding sequence GTGCGGTGGATCGGACGGTATCAGATTCTCGGGCTTTTGGGGCGGGGCGGCATGGGCCGCGTCTATCGCGTGTGGGATCCCGACGCCTCGAGCCTTCTCGCCCTAAAAATCCTGGATCCCCATCCGCACTTGGTGACGCTTCTCGGGGAAGACCAGGCGCGCCGACTCTTCCTCATGGAAACCTCTGTTATGGAGCGGCTGCGCCACCCTCACCTGGCCTGCGTACTGGATCGCGGCGTTCACGATGGACGTCCCTATTTCGTCATGGAATACCATTGTCATTCTCTGGCGGATCATATCGGTGAAGAGGCCGTGCTGGAGCGGCCCACGCGACCCTTGCCCCCTCGAGAGGCTTTCCGCCTCGTGGAAGAGATGCTTTCGGGGCTGGGGGCCATGCACCGCTCGGGTCTGGTGCATCGGGATCTGAAACCGGCCAATGTGCTTCTGGCCGACGAAGGGACCGTCAAATTGATCGACTTCGGGCTGTCCAAGATTCCGGGCGTTGTCTTTCCCAAACCGAGGCAACTCATCGTGGGGACACCCTATTATGCGGCGCCGGAACAGGAGCGTGATCCCGATGACGCCACGCCGGCTTCCGACCTTTACAGTGCCGCCGCCGTCTTCTTTCGGCTCTTGACGGGCTTACTGCCTTCAAAAACATCGGTGGCCGCCCTGCCCCATCCCTTTGACGGGGCACCCTGGAAGGCCTTCTTTGGCAAAGCCTGTGCCGCCGACCCCGCGCGGCGCTATCGCACCACGCGGGGCATGATGCAGGCCTTGAGGTCCCTACGCCGCACCTTTGATGCTGCGCTGGACCAGGCATGCCGGTTGTGGCACGACGAGCCGCCTCAGGTCGCGGATCGGCTGCGGTGCCGGCGCGAACCCGTCAAAGTGCGTCGCCGAGACGCTCAGGAATTTTTCGAATTAGATGCCCTATGGCGCCCTCGCCGTGAGACGATCAATTCCTGGGTTGTCTATCCCGAATGCCTCTACGATGGCACTACAGGGTTGTGGTGGCAGCGCGACGGTTCCAAGGACAGGCTGTCGTGGCCCGAGGCACGCAGGTACGTCGAGGATCTGTGCCGAGAGTCTTTCGGCGGCCGCAGGGATTGGCGACTTCCGACGGTGTCCGAGCTGACCACCATACTTAAAAGACCCCGATATCCGGACACCTTTTGCCTGGAACCGGTCTTTTCACGGCGCGTGCAGCGGTTCTGGTCCACGGATCGATGTTCTTATCGATCGGCTTGGTATGCCAGTTCTGAATTGGGTTATGTGGGCGTGAAGGATTTTTCCTGCCGCATGTATGGGCGCGCCGTGGCTGGGCCGCAGGAACGACCCATATGA
- a CDS encoding YihY/virulence factor BrkB family protein, giving the protein MTKGKTMPRGWMHRLQGFLFKEDHRLAKGLVEHRLRQVGRLLYLSLWKFQRDFCFDRAASLAFASILSMIPLSVLFVSFVGLLGGGERIMHFVQQKILPAVVPEFQHQVMEWLESSISPTVFKAGPAGLINLAALLGLIMGALNILITAERVFNHIWRVQGSRHYFQKVTAFWVLLTSSPFVIVASMWISNVLVPQGGAVESFLQRNFLARTLYSLCAPVFVETICFALIYFYLPSARVRFRNAVLAGLCAAVLWELSKKGFYFYVSQAGTMTNFYRNLATVPLFFVWLFLTWIILLWGGQLSYALQNAKALILEQNQGWAAHRYSQVFLGFFLVLRVYEHFLRGDEPCELDALADEIGVPQETLLTLSEYLVEHRVLVEDAQRLGCYTLAKHPSLISLQDLAQRLYAKEFPGEMPLLDSLGQAERSGSYGEGGISVLAQELLRAALRGYFSPFVGKTLEDLDIGVTS; this is encoded by the coding sequence ATGACGAAAGGGAAGACCATGCCCAGGGGTTGGATGCATCGCCTGCAGGGGTTTCTTTTCAAAGAGGATCATCGCCTTGCCAAAGGCCTTGTGGAACATAGGCTGCGCCAGGTGGGGCGGTTGCTCTACTTGAGCTTGTGGAAATTTCAGCGGGATTTTTGTTTTGACCGCGCGGCCAGTCTGGCCTTTGCCAGCATCTTGTCGATGATCCCTTTGTCGGTGTTGTTCGTGAGCTTCGTGGGGCTTTTGGGCGGGGGTGAACGCATCATGCACTTTGTCCAGCAAAAGATCCTGCCGGCCGTGGTGCCCGAATTTCAACACCAGGTCATGGAGTGGCTGGAAAGCTCCATTTCCCCCACGGTGTTCAAAGCCGGCCCGGCGGGTCTCATCAACCTGGCCGCCTTGCTGGGCCTGATCATGGGGGCTTTGAACATCCTGATCACCGCGGAAAGGGTTTTTAACCATATCTGGAGGGTGCAGGGATCGCGCCATTATTTTCAAAAAGTCACTGCCTTTTGGGTGCTGCTTACTTCAAGCCCCTTCGTCATCGTGGCCTCCATGTGGATCAGCAACGTGCTGGTGCCCCAAGGTGGGGCCGTGGAATCCTTTCTTCAAAGGAATTTTCTGGCTCGAACCCTTTACAGCCTGTGTGCTCCCGTTTTTGTGGAAACCATCTGTTTTGCTCTCATCTACTTCTATTTGCCTTCGGCGCGGGTACGGTTTCGAAACGCGGTCTTGGCCGGGTTGTGTGCCGCCGTCCTGTGGGAATTGTCCAAAAAGGGTTTTTATTTCTACGTGAGCCAGGCGGGCACCATGACGAATTTTTATCGAAACCTGGCCACAGTGCCTTTGTTTTTCGTGTGGCTGTTTCTCACGTGGATCATCCTTTTGTGGGGAGGGCAGCTGAGCTACGCGCTGCAAAACGCCAAAGCCCTGATACTGGAACAGAACCAAGGATGGGCGGCGCATCGGTATTCGCAAGTGTTTTTGGGTTTTTTTCTGGTGCTTCGTGTGTACGAACATTTTCTTCGAGGTGATGAACCCTGCGAACTGGACGCGTTGGCCGACGAGATCGGCGTTCCTCAGGAGACGCTTCTCACTCTTTCGGAATACCTTGTGGAACACCGCGTCCTTGTGGAAGACGCGCAGCGCCTCGGCTGCTACACTCTGGCCAAGCACCCGTCCCTTATCTCGCTGCAGGACCTGGCGCAACGGCTTTATGCCAAAGAATTTCCCGGCGAAATGCCCCTGCTGGATTCCCTAGGGCAAGCCGAAAGGAGCGGCAGCTATGGCGAGGGCGGCATTTCTGTGTTGGCGCAAGAACTGCTTCGGGCGGCCTTACGCGGCTACTTTTCCCCGTTTGTTGGAAAAACGTTGGAAGACCTCGACATTGGGGTCACATCTTGA
- the proB gene encoding glutamate 5-kinase: protein MEEQSIMVLEDAHEHEASQGDVFEQAQEDIPDRASWFRRCRRVVVKVGSAVLTMPRGLDRVIIHRLTDQIVELKHRGHEVIIVSSGAVASGMRKVGLKEKPRTIPQKQATAAIGQTFLMNAWEEAFDKFELLTAQILLTNEDLAHRHRYLNARNTLETLLDWNIVPIVNENDTVVVEEIKFGDNDQLSALIAGLVAADLVVILTDTEGLYECDPRARPDARLIRVVHGFNPKLTACATPEPGSVGTGGMLSKLQAAKKCLASGIPMVIGPGREKDVLVRLFDGEPLGTLFLPKRRLYHGKKIWLANLPKPAGELVLDQGAVKALQKAGKSLLPIGIREVRGAFGVGAAVRCVDEEGTLVGVGLTNYRSDEIDRIKGHHTEEIEALLGYKHSDEVIHRNNFVLNEP, encoded by the coding sequence ATGGAGGAACAGTCCATCATGGTTTTGGAGGATGCCCACGAACACGAGGCGTCTCAAGGGGATGTTTTCGAGCAGGCACAGGAGGACATTCCGGATCGCGCATCGTGGTTTCGACGATGTCGTCGCGTGGTGGTCAAGGTCGGCAGTGCCGTCCTCACCATGCCTCGAGGCCTCGACCGCGTCATCATTCATCGCCTGACCGATCAGATTGTGGAATTGAAGCACCGAGGTCACGAAGTGATCATCGTGTCTTCTGGAGCGGTGGCGTCCGGCATGCGCAAGGTGGGCCTCAAGGAAAAACCCCGCACCATTCCTCAGAAACAGGCCACGGCGGCCATCGGCCAGACCTTTCTCATGAACGCCTGGGAAGAAGCCTTTGACAAGTTTGAACTGCTGACAGCCCAGATCCTCCTCACCAACGAAGACCTGGCTCATCGGCACCGGTACCTGAATGCCCGCAACACTCTGGAAACCCTTCTGGACTGGAACATCGTGCCCATAGTCAACGAAAACGACACGGTGGTGGTGGAAGAAATCAAGTTCGGGGACAACGACCAACTCTCGGCACTCATTGCCGGCTTGGTGGCCGCCGACCTGGTGGTGATCCTCACGGACACAGAAGGCCTCTATGAGTGTGACCCTCGAGCCCGGCCTGACGCGCGGCTCATTCGCGTGGTGCATGGGTTCAATCCCAAGCTGACGGCCTGTGCCACGCCGGAACCCGGCTCGGTGGGCACGGGAGGCATGTTGAGCAAGTTGCAGGCCGCCAAGAAATGCCTTGCGTCGGGCATTCCCATGGTCATCGGGCCGGGTCGGGAGAAGGACGTCCTGGTGCGCCTCTTTGACGGCGAACCTTTGGGAACCCTTTTTCTGCCTAAGCGCCGCTTGTATCACGGCAAAAAGATTTGGCTGGCCAACCTGCCCAAACCGGCAGGGGAATTGGTACTGGACCAGGGAGCGGTGAAGGCGCTGCAAAAGGCGGGAAAATCCCTGCTGCCCATCGGGATTCGAGAAGTGCGAGGCGCCTTTGGTGTGGGAGCTGCGGTGCGCTGCGTGGATGAAGAGGGCACGCTGGTGGGCGTGGGCTTGACCAATTACCGTTCGGATGAAATTGATCGCATTAAAGGGCATCATACCGAGGAGATCGAGGCTTTGCTTGGCTACAAGCATTCCGATGAGGTCATTCACCGAAACAATTTCGTGCTCAATGAACCGTAA
- a CDS encoding glutamate-5-semialdehyde dehydrogenase codes for MGYREEMTAMGKRAREAAHQMAKAGTTLKQRFLEKTAERLGAERDRLAQANALDIAAAEEKGLPKAKVDRLRLTDKVLKEMTDGLRQVAQLPDPVGQVTGLWTRPNGLRVGRMRIPLGVVGIIYESRPNVTVDAAGLCIKAGNAVILRGGSEAFHSNRCLAKILQETLREVGLPEAAVQVVETTDREAVLELLRLEEFIDVMIPRGGEELIRFVAENARMPVLKHYKGVCHIYVDERVDMDMAEKVCLNAKVQRPGVCNAMETLLVHRAAAPVFLPRMAEVFRRHGVELRGCPETCRLVPECRPATDEDWGMEYLDLILAVKVVGSMEEAIDHIARYGSNHTEAILTEDFDRAMRFLQEVQSSLVLVNASTRFNDGYQLGLGAEIGISTSRLHAFGPMGVEELTTTKFIAFGSGQLRD; via the coding sequence ATGGGATACCGGGAAGAGATGACGGCGATGGGAAAGCGAGCCCGTGAAGCGGCGCACCAGATGGCCAAGGCGGGCACGACGTTAAAGCAAAGGTTCTTAGAAAAAACCGCAGAAAGGCTTGGTGCGGAACGGGATCGCCTCGCGCAGGCCAACGCGCTGGATATTGCCGCTGCCGAAGAAAAAGGGCTGCCCAAGGCCAAGGTGGATCGATTGCGCCTCACCGACAAGGTGCTCAAGGAAATGACGGACGGATTACGTCAGGTAGCCCAGCTTCCGGATCCGGTGGGCCAGGTCACCGGCCTGTGGACGCGGCCTAACGGCTTGCGCGTGGGCCGCATGCGCATTCCCCTGGGCGTGGTGGGCATCATTTACGAATCGCGTCCCAACGTGACGGTGGATGCGGCCGGATTGTGCATTAAGGCCGGCAATGCCGTGATTCTTCGAGGCGGATCCGAAGCCTTTCATTCCAATCGATGCTTAGCGAAGATTCTTCAAGAGACCCTTCGTGAAGTGGGGTTGCCGGAGGCGGCCGTGCAGGTGGTGGAGACCACCGATCGGGAGGCGGTGCTGGAGTTACTGCGGCTGGAAGAGTTCATCGATGTGATGATTCCTCGAGGGGGTGAGGAACTTATTCGTTTCGTGGCGGAAAACGCGCGCATGCCGGTCCTGAAGCATTACAAAGGGGTCTGCCACATCTATGTGGATGAAAGGGTGGATATGGACATGGCCGAAAAGGTGTGTCTCAACGCCAAGGTGCAGCGGCCCGGCGTGTGCAACGCCATGGAAACTCTTTTGGTGCATCGGGCGGCGGCCCCGGTCTTTTTGCCACGGATGGCCGAAGTGTTTCGTCGCCATGGTGTGGAACTGAGAGGATGCCCCGAAACCTGCCGGCTGGTGCCTGAATGTCGACCGGCAACGGACGAGGATTGGGGCATGGAATATCTGGACCTGATTTTGGCCGTCAAGGTGGTGGGGTCCATGGAAGAAGCCATCGACCATATCGCGCGCTACGGATCCAACCACACGGAAGCGATTCTCACAGAAGATTTTGATCGCGCCATGCGCTTTCTTCAGGAAGTGCAGTCCAGTCTGGTGCTGGTCAACGCGTCCACCCGCTTCAACGACGGATACCAGTTGGGGCTGGGCGCGGAAATCGGCATTTCCACGTCGCGGCTTCATGCCTTTGGCCCCATGGGCGTGGAGGAATTGACGACCACCAAGTTCATCGCCTTTGGCTCGGGGCAGCTGCGCGATTAG